One stretch of Tepidibacter hydrothermalis DNA includes these proteins:
- a CDS encoding GerAB/ArcD/ProY family transporter translates to MNKEVVSNNQGISLIVLFIIGSSSVFIMGMKAKQDLWLAIILAILMALPIALIYSRLHTLFPDKDLYDIIEICFGKFIGKIIILIITCFFFYWTSDVTVNYGNFIWSISLHQTPMIVPMVVFLALCSWGATEGIEVLGRWSCIFLIIPIVILFIIVALSIPRMDINNIFPILGSGFKSILEGSLNSFSFPLSQILAFSIVFSSFSKEKGSPYKIYVTGLIVGGLMLFFLSLTSVLVIGVDEAEKVYYSAYTAVSIINIGTTLQSVEAFISTTFLLGGFIKIALLVICTCKGLVKIFEFSDYRFIITPITLLIMNLTFFQYESIMYYYEFQTEVWLYLTLPFQLFLPIVIWIISEIKTKNSKYKLKER, encoded by the coding sequence ATGAATAAAGAAGTTGTTTCTAATAACCAAGGTATTTCTCTTATAGTTTTATTTATTATAGGTTCTTCCTCCGTTTTTATAATGGGTATGAAGGCTAAACAAGATTTATGGTTAGCTATTATTTTAGCAATACTTATGGCATTACCCATCGCACTTATATACTCAAGACTACATACTCTTTTTCCCGATAAAGATTTATATGATATTATTGAAATTTGCTTTGGTAAATTCATTGGGAAAATAATCATACTAATAATAACTTGTTTTTTCTTTTACTGGACTTCCGATGTTACTGTTAATTATGGAAATTTCATATGGTCAATTTCTCTTCATCAAACACCTATGATTGTACCAATGGTAGTATTTTTAGCTTTGTGCAGTTGGGGAGCAACAGAAGGAATTGAAGTGCTTGGTAGATGGAGTTGTATTTTTTTAATAATCCCTATTGTTATTTTATTTATTATAGTAGCTTTATCAATCCCTAGGATGGATATAAACAATATTTTTCCTATATTAGGTAGTGGATTTAAATCTATTTTAGAAGGATCACTTAATTCATTTTCATTTCCTCTTAGTCAGATATTAGCTTTTTCTATTGTTTTTTCAAGTTTTAGCAAAGAAAAAGGATCTCCTTATAAAATATATGTTACAGGGTTAATTGTAGGAGGATTAATGCTATTTTTCTTGTCTTTAACTAGTGTTTTAGTAATCGGAGTAGATGAAGCTGAAAAGGTATATTATTCTGCCTATACAGCTGTATCTATAATAAATATTGGAACTACACTTCAAAGTGTAGAAGCATTTATATCTACAACATTTTTATTAGGTGGTTTTATTAAAATAGCTCTATTGGTGATATGTACTTGTAAAGGACTAGTAAAAATATTTGAGTTCTCAGATTATAGATTTATTATAACACCCATTACCTTACTAATTATGAATCTAACTTTTTTTCAATATGAAAGTATTATGTACTATTACGAATTTCAAACCGAGGTATGGCTTTATTTAACTTTACCATTTCAACTATTTTTACCTATAGTTATATGGATCATTTCGGAAATCAAAACTAAAAATTCTAAATATAAACTTAAAGAACGTTGA
- a CDS encoding ABC transporter substrate-binding protein encodes MESFKVCVNIYDTLVKYKKNGNEIVPSLAESWKTSEDGLTWVFKLRKNVEFHDGTEFNAHAALFNFERWMNADNPYHIGSFSYWSYNFGEFPGLIKSVTALSDYSLEIVLNEPYSPFLSTLTMPAFGIASPDSIMKYNESFKEHPVGTGPFELEYWDKGNEIKLKKNYNYWGNLTKLDEVVFSVVESSEKRLNFLEQGKVDIADNLTPNEVNRINENLDLDLYLKPFFNIGYLAMNNQQKPFDNKNIREAVGHLIDKDKMVKEVFNDFARPANSFVPPIIWAYNEDIKSLDYNVDKARKLLKEVGYEDGFDTTLWVMEAPRAYFPDTMQVAKFIQESLLKANIRAEIITYSWDEYIEKIKEGKHDLALMGWTGDHIDPDNFLYTFFASDNRKTGLTSNYSFYKNKEVDKMLKQARQATDREFRKNIYRSLQKNINEDTPAIPLVHTMPIMGASKKVKGYTPHLTGEETLEDVYLISD; translated from the coding sequence ATGGAATCTTTTAAAGTTTGTGTAAATATATACGACACATTGGTTAAATATAAAAAAAATGGTAATGAGATAGTTCCATCTCTTGCTGAAAGTTGGAAAACCAGTGAAGATGGTCTTACTTGGGTATTTAAGTTGAGAAAAAATGTTGAATTTCACGATGGAACAGAATTTAATGCTCATGCTGCTTTGTTTAATTTTGAAAGATGGATGAATGCAGATAACCCGTATCATATAGGATCTTTTAGTTATTGGAGTTATAATTTTGGTGAATTTCCTGGATTAATAAAGAGTGTAACTGCACTTTCAGATTATTCTCTGGAAATAGTGTTAAATGAACCGTATTCTCCTTTTTTAAGTACTCTTACAATGCCTGCATTTGGAATTGCTAGTCCAGATTCTATAATGAAATATAATGAAAGCTTTAAAGAACATCCTGTTGGGACAGGACCTTTTGAATTGGAATATTGGGATAAAGGAAATGAGATAAAGTTAAAGAAGAATTATAATTATTGGGGAAATCTTACAAAATTAGATGAAGTGGTATTTAGTGTTGTTGAGTCAAGTGAAAAAAGATTAAATTTTCTTGAACAAGGTAAAGTAGATATTGCTGATAATTTAACACCTAATGAAGTTAATAGGATAAATGAAAATTTAGATTTAGATTTATATTTAAAGCCGTTTTTTAATATAGGATATTTAGCTATGAATAATCAACAAAAACCTTTTGATAATAAAAATATAAGAGAGGCTGTAGGGCATCTGATTGATAAAGATAAAATGGTTAAAGAGGTATTTAATGATTTTGCAAGACCTGCAAATTCATTTGTTCCTCCTATAATTTGGGCATATAATGAAGATATTAAATCTTTAGATTATAATGTAGATAAGGCTAGAAAATTACTTAAAGAAGTTGGGTATGAAGATGGATTTGACACAACACTTTGGGTTATGGAGGCTCCAAGAGCATATTTTCCTGATACAATGCAAGTAGCTAAGTTCATACAAGAGAGTCTTTTAAAGGCAAATATTAGAGCTGAGATTATTACTTATTCGTGGGATGAATATATTGAAAAAATAAAAGAAGGCAAGCACGACTTAGCTCTTATGGGATGGACAGGAGATCATATTGATCCAGACAATTTTTTATATACTTTCTTTGCATCTGATAACAGAAAAACTGGACTTACTAGCAATTATTCATTCTATAAAAATAAAGAAGTTGATAAAATGTTAAAGCAAGCTCGTCAAGCTACAGATAGAGAGTTTAGAAAAAACATTTATAGAAGTTTACAAAAAAATATTAATGAGGATACACCTGCTATACCGCTTGTACATACTATGCCAATAATGGGTGCATCTAAAAAAGTAAAAGGATATACTCCCCACCTTACAGGTGAAGAAACACTGGAAGATGTTTATTTAATATCTGACTAA
- a CDS encoding DUF6305 family protein: MKSNILKFIVFIFILIMLAALANTSKIQVNDDRYVLPSLPRPIAKDKVLITSAGQSTDTYIVKDIANKLMIHNFFMPQAKDIDLEEINTVVFVVGYSSIGENLHDLNYEEEKKRIEDLIQKLKYRNITIITMFIGDRENKNKETDELLNLTCKYTDYVIGTQNNNNNSSLVKLAKKYDFPLTIVEDVTGLSEPFASAFR; the protein is encoded by the coding sequence ATGAAATCTAATATATTAAAATTTATAGTGTTCATATTTATATTAATAATGCTTGCTGCACTTGCTAACACTTCTAAAATTCAAGTAAATGATGATAGGTATGTATTACCTTCTCTTCCAAGACCTATAGCAAAGGATAAAGTTTTGATAACTTCTGCTGGTCAAAGTACGGATACTTATATTGTAAAGGATATAGCAAATAAGCTTATGATTCATAATTTTTTTATGCCTCAAGCGAAGGATATAGACCTTGAAGAAATTAATACAGTTGTATTCGTAGTAGGATATAGCTCTATTGGTGAGAATTTACATGATTTAAATTATGAGGAAGAGAAAAAACGAATAGAGGATTTAATACAAAAACTTAAATATAGAAATATAACTATAATAACTATGTTTATCGGAGATAGAGAAAATAAAAACAAAGAAACTGATGAGCTTTTGAACTTAACGTGTAAGTATACTGACTATGTAATAGGCACTCAAAATAATAACAACAACAGTTCTTTAGTAAAGCTTGCAAAAAAGTATGATTTTCCTCTTACAATAGTTGAGGATGTAACTGGCTTATCAGAGCCTTTTGCATCAGCATTTAGGTAG